From the Streptococcus sanguinis genome, the window TACACACAAACGGCTGATCTTTATTCAGTAAATGTAGAAGATGAAAGCGAAGAAGTGGTGGAACCACCCAAGGCCCAGGAAGCATGGGTTAAGGAATTGACCCATATCAAGGGAGTGGATGGTTATTATGTGACCAACTCTGCTATGGAAACCTTTAGCTACGAAAATAAGCAGGCTGAGCGAGTCAACTTTGTCGGTGCAAACATGACCTATATTCAGGTGAAAAAATACAAAATCATTGCTGGTCGTGCTTTGAGACAGCAAGACTATCAAGGCTTTGCCAGTGTTGTGCTGCTGGACGAAGATCTGGCTGCGACCCTCTTTTCTTCCGCTGAAGAAGCCATCAATAAAATTGTGACAGTAGGTGCAAGTAACTATCGGGTGATTGGGGTTTATAGAGATCCTGAAACTGCTGCTGCATCTGGCTCCATGCAGGTCTATGGTGGCAATGCCATTACGACCAATACTCTCATAGCTGCTAACTTTGGAGTAGATGAGATTTCAGAGATTGTTCTTCGAGTGAATGATACAAGCTTGGTTCCAGAACTTGGCCCTAAGGTTGCCAAGAAATTAACAGAAATAGCTGGTCTCCAACAGGGAGAATATCAAGTGACAGATGATAGTGCCCTCTATCAGGAAGTGCAAAATATTTATGGTGCCATGACAGGTGTTATCGGAGCCATTGCCGGAATCTCTCTCTTTGTTGGTGGTATCGGCGTTATGAATATCATGTTGGTATCTGTCACTGAGCGAACTCGTGAAATCGGTCTGCGAAAAGCTCTGGGAGCAACACGTGGCAACATACTGATGCAATTTTTGATTGAGTCTATGATTTTGACACTGATTGGTGGTTTGATTGGACTGCTTCTAGCGGCAGGACTTGCGTCTGTACTAGGCTCAGCCATGAGTCAAATGCTGGAAGGAACACCAGTGACAGTATCACTCACAGTCAGCATCATTAGTCTTCTCTTCTCAGCGACTATCGGTGTTCTCTTCGGAATCCTGCCGGCCAATAAAGCCTCTAAACTGGATCCAATTGAAGCACTGAGATATGAATAATACAACAAAAGTCTGGGAAACCAGACTTTTTTGTGATGTAAAAATCCTGCTGGAATTTCAGCAGGATTTGTTTTCTTAATATCCTATAAAAT encodes:
- a CDS encoding ABC transporter permease, whose product is MQNWKFAISSILGHKMRSFLTMIGIIIGVASVVVIMALGDSITRRVNESFTKSQKNMRLVFSPKKSKDGSYTQTADLYSVNVEDESEEVVEPPKAQEAWVKELTHIKGVDGYYVTNSAMETFSYENKQAERVNFVGANMTYIQVKKYKIIAGRALRQQDYQGFASVVLLDEDLAATLFSSAEEAINKIVTVGASNYRVIGVYRDPETAAASGSMQVYGGNAITTNTLIAANFGVDEISEIVLRVNDTSLVPELGPKVAKKLTEIAGLQQGEYQVTDDSALYQEVQNIYGAMTGVIGAIAGISLFVGGIGVMNIMLVSVTERTREIGLRKALGATRGNILMQFLIESMILTLIGGLIGLLLAAGLASVLGSAMSQMLEGTPVTVSLTVSIISLLFSATIGVLFGILPANKASKLDPIEALRYE